TCCATCATCCTTAGTTCAAAAGTAACTAAACCTAGAAACAAGACcgtttaaatagtaaaaaagatGAATCTGTGGGACCCTTTTGAGTTAAAATGATGATAAATCTTCAATCATGTATGGTCTTGACATCGGTCGGTTTAGTGAACAATAtactatttactttttaaacgtTGACTAGATTTTGACTCGCGATACGAAAGCACAGAAATAattttcatttgaaaatttatttagtaaaaattagaaattttacatatatgtatttttacctaaaattgttttaaagtgtatataattaaaatatatttatatgaatattattttatgaaaataaatcttTTATATAACATGCCTCgtattatttttacttatattttgaagctttaaaattataatataaataaactacATATCGTTCAACCCGTCTCATACTTAATAAAAAGttacatatttaataaataatccACCAAAAATGTAATGATAAACATAACCTATAGGTCGATGTAccatataatcaaataatagtaatatcaACTAAGTttagtatttatattaataatactcaaatatattaaataatattttaacattctaatttaaatataaatattaaaatataaaattacttgttactttaaatatattactttaatatttattttaataagttgaagtatgttgtaaaattcataaatatatgttaatatgtatatgtaaatatttaattttataatttataaaatatttaataactggattaagttattttatatttattaattggtgtaatatttaattatgaatataaattatgcatatataaatattataaaatgttatttattattctatcaattaaaaaatgaattaatattcatttataatagtgcttaatattaattaagcatttttattatttgaaaaataatttacacTGGCACACTGGAGGAAATCTTGGATCTGGAGGAAGCTGCTAAAGTTGAGAACGTTGGCATATCCATTCATCCGGTTTGAGATTAATGATGGGCACACTGCATTTTTTTGGTATGATGACTGGCTGAAGATGGGGAGACTCTTGGACATTACGGGTGATGTGGGTACGTACTATCTTGGAGTTGCGAGAACCGCTCGAGTTAGTGAAGCAGTTATGCGTCAGCGATGGAACATCAGGGGGAACAGGAGTAGGCATTTTCATGCTCTTCATGACCGTATCCAGAATGAAAGGGTACCTCTTGACGAGCATGGCAGAGACGTGGTGCTATGGAAGCATGCGGAGAACACTTATGAATCACACTTCTCATCGAATAAAACTTGGGATCAAATACGGGTGAAGAAGGATAAGGTGGTTTGGAGCAAGAGTGTATGGTTTCCACAGGGCGTTCCTAGATAC
This genomic stretch from Brassica napus cultivar Da-Ae chromosome C9, Da-Ae, whole genome shotgun sequence harbors:
- the LOC106433533 gene encoding uncharacterized protein LOC106433533; the protein is MGRLLDITGDVGTYYLGVARTARVSEAVMRQRWNIRGNRSRHFHALHDRIQNERVPLDEHGRDVVLWKHAENTYESHFSSNKTWDQIRVKKDKVVWSKSVWFPQGVPRYSFIVWLAIKDRLSTGVRMRAWGIQQICLMCGERDESRDHIFFACPFTFTVWNRLAGRLCGRRINPDWSLTLQFVTRNSLSSMDKILVQMVFQTCIYYMWKERNDQRH